A window of the Trueperaceae bacterium genome harbors these coding sequences:
- a CDS encoding 4Fe-4S ferredoxin → MDQPAGFDLFRLPGLRRLARFKYGRLVLQLPLLALVLMVVVDGLTGRQLAPRNVATTVTWLHYRGLVVLALALFGNAFCAACPLMLTRGAARRLKRLLPATFTFPRRLRNKWLVLAITAAYFITYEVFDLWASPWLTAWLVIGYFGAALVVDTLFPAGTFCRYVCPLGNFNFALSTVSPSQVVAVDPDVCRACVHKPCLHGRETYAETPARAPTRAAFIPLAEITNPNGTGYFPGCESDLFVPTITSNMDCTYCFNCVRACPYDNVALSVRTPGRELSRAPWARRFGLPALALGVLLTFWGVVNALAMITPFYAFGARLAAFLGTRDEAVLLAVVYLLVTALGVLLTVGAAMLADRLGGRRTGPVAASTRWGYVTVALGFGFWGAHYLFHFLTGALSIVPVFQHFFEYRGLLVDPNWRLAQMVPSRWLFPIQALVAAVYTAIALATAVRIARRDFAGRAWVLAMWPMLLYVLAFTASQLVILAQPMEMRGTILGPLP, encoded by the coding sequence GTGGATCAGCCCGCCGGCTTCGACCTGTTCCGCCTCCCCGGACTCAGGCGGCTGGCGCGCTTCAAGTACGGCCGCCTCGTGCTGCAGCTGCCGCTCCTGGCCCTCGTCCTCATGGTGGTGGTCGACGGGCTCACGGGGAGGCAGCTCGCCCCGCGCAACGTGGCCACCACCGTCACCTGGCTCCACTACCGCGGCCTCGTGGTCCTGGCCCTCGCGCTCTTCGGCAACGCGTTCTGCGCGGCGTGCCCCCTCATGCTCACGCGCGGCGCGGCGCGGCGCCTCAAGCGCCTGCTTCCCGCCACGTTCACCTTCCCGCGCCGGCTCCGCAACAAGTGGTTGGTCCTCGCCATCACCGCCGCCTACTTCATCACCTACGAGGTGTTCGACCTCTGGGCCAGCCCCTGGCTGACGGCCTGGTTGGTCATCGGCTACTTCGGCGCCGCTCTGGTCGTCGACACCCTGTTCCCGGCCGGCACGTTCTGCCGGTACGTGTGCCCGCTCGGCAACTTCAACTTCGCGCTCTCCACCGTCTCGCCTAGCCAGGTCGTGGCGGTCGACCCGGACGTGTGCCGCGCCTGCGTCCACAAGCCGTGCCTCCACGGCCGCGAGACCTACGCCGAGACGCCTGCGCGCGCCCCCACGCGCGCCGCCTTCATCCCGCTCGCGGAGATCACCAACCCCAACGGCACCGGTTACTTCCCCGGCTGCGAGAGCGACCTGTTCGTCCCGACGATCACGAGCAACATGGACTGCACCTACTGCTTCAACTGCGTGCGCGCCTGCCCGTACGACAACGTCGCCCTCAGCGTGCGGACGCCGGGGCGCGAGCTGAGCCGGGCCCCTTGGGCCAGGCGCTTCGGCCTGCCGGCGCTCGCGCTAGGTGTGCTGCTCACCTTCTGGGGCGTCGTGAACGCGCTCGCCATGATCACGCCCTTCTACGCGTTCGGCGCTCGCCTGGCCGCCTTCCTCGGCACGCGCGACGAGGCGGTGCTGCTGGCCGTCGTCTACCTGCTCGTCACGGCGCTCGGCGTCCTACTGACGGTGGGCGCCGCCATGTTGGCGGACAGGCTCGGTGGCAGGCGCACGGGCCCGGTCGCGGCCTCCACGCGCTGGGGGTACGTCACGGTGGCGCTCGGCTTCGGCTTCTGGGGCGCTCACTACCTGTTCCACTTCCTGACGGGGGCTCTCAGCATCGTGCCCGTCTTCCAGCACTTCTTCGAGTATCGCGGCCTGCTCGTCGACCCCAACTGGCGCCTGGCGCAGATGGTGCCCTCGCGGTGGCTCTTCCCCATCCAGGCGCTCGTCGCGGCCGTCTACACCGCCATAGCGCTGGCGACCGCCGTGCGCATCGCCCGCCGCGACTTCGCGGGCCGCGCCTGGGTGTTGGCGATGTGGCCGATGCTCCTCTACGTGCTCGCGTTCACGGCCTCGCAGCTCGTGATCCTGGCTCAACCCATGGAGATGCGCGGGACCATCCTGGGGCCGCTGCCGTGA
- a CDS encoding DUF554 domain-containing protein → MTPLEQTWGTLFNVATVLVGSAVGLALRGKLPPRVTEAVMQGIGLVTLYIGIANAFDLGRVGDPPGVIVGLMALAVGAALGEWWRIETGLERLGDLLKKRLRGRGRFTEGFVAASLLFCVGPLALLGSIQNGLSGDAGFLLLKSALDGFSALALAASLGFGVAASAAVVLVYQGGLSLAAGVFANLVPDPAGDPRVLLVNGVGGLIIIALGLGLLEVKRLKVAAMLPALPLAVLFYWLARLF, encoded by the coding sequence TTGACGCCGCTCGAGCAGACCTGGGGCACTCTCTTCAACGTGGCGACCGTCCTAGTCGGGTCGGCGGTCGGCCTGGCGCTGCGCGGGAAGCTGCCGCCCCGCGTGACGGAGGCCGTCATGCAGGGCATCGGCCTCGTCACCCTCTACATCGGCATCGCGAACGCCTTCGACCTCGGGCGGGTCGGCGACCCGCCGGGCGTGATAGTGGGGTTGATGGCGCTGGCGGTCGGCGCCGCGCTGGGGGAGTGGTGGCGGATCGAGACGGGGCTCGAGCGCCTGGGCGACCTCCTGAAGAAGCGCCTGCGCGGGCGCGGCCGCTTCACGGAAGGGTTCGTGGCCGCCTCGCTCCTGTTCTGCGTGGGGCCGCTCGCACTGCTCGGCAGCATCCAGAACGGCCTCAGCGGCGACGCGGGTTTCCTCCTGCTGAAGTCGGCGCTCGACGGCTTCTCGGCCCTCGCGCTCGCGGCCAGCCTCGGGTTCGGCGTCGCCGCCTCGGCCGCGGTCGTGCTCGTCTACCAGGGGGGGCTGTCGCTCGCCGCCGGGGTCTTCGCGAACCTCGTCCCCGACCCCGCCGGCGACCCCCGCGTCCTGCTGGTGAACGGCGTGGGTGGGCTGATCATCATCGCGCTCGGGCTCGGGCTCCTGGAGGTGAAGCGCCTCAAGGTCGCCGCCATGCTGCCCGCCCTGCCGCTGGCGGTGCTGTTCTACTGGCTGGCCCGGCTCTTCTAG
- the phoU gene encoding phosphate signaling complex protein PhoU — protein sequence MSETAPAPLELDLQAISGDLVRMLSLVRESCEWARRSLIDADQAAAAHCSELDDEVDAIQARLEVRILTVIARRQPAARDLRFLGAALQALADIERAGDYAQHVADVGRSLALEPPLKKYLDMQRIFEVLATMIDATSKAFAEADAVAARRAHGLDAEIDDLYDQIQRELLTYMLADPKSIGRATQLLAVARYLERLGDHLENVNEHIIFWLEAVRL from the coding sequence ATGAGCGAGACGGCACCGGCCCCCTTGGAACTCGACCTGCAGGCGATCAGCGGCGACCTCGTCCGGATGCTGAGCCTGGTGCGCGAGAGCTGCGAGTGGGCGCGGCGCTCGCTCATCGACGCCGACCAAGCGGCGGCCGCCCACTGCTCCGAGCTCGACGACGAGGTCGACGCGATCCAGGCGCGCCTCGAGGTTAGGATCCTGACGGTGATCGCGCGGCGCCAACCGGCGGCGCGCGACCTCAGGTTCCTCGGGGCGGCGCTGCAGGCGCTCGCCGACATCGAACGCGCCGGCGACTACGCCCAGCACGTGGCCGACGTGGGCAGGAGCCTGGCGCTCGAGCCGCCCCTCAAGAAGTACCTCGACATGCAGCGCATCTTCGAGGTCCTGGCGACGATGATCGACGCCACGAGCAAGGCGTTCGCCGAGGCGGACGCGGTCGCGGCGCGGCGCGCGCACGGCCTCGACGCCGAGATCGACGACCTCTACGATCAGATCCAGCGGGAGCTACTGACCTACATGCTCGCCGACCCGAAGAGCATCGGCCGGGCCACGCAGCTGCTGGCAGTGGCGCGCTACCTCGAGCGGCTGGGAGATCACCTCGAGAACGTCAACGAGCACATCATCTTCTGGCTCGAGGCCGTGCGGCTCTGA
- a CDS encoding HD domain-containing protein gives MFKRIFASGTSTAALDALTVGEALLRARTAKEIGHEALAALCAGLAGDVRAYLVTGSAEDGYRFEAQHGYGDALLQLPAVNGPWRSPGPRVVPNPLAELFTSNEPELRSEYGALGLREAATALVVPVAGRYERYGALTVTRHGAPAFGDDDVKLAGRWAAVLGEALGRASELRLAKLSLVQFTRAFVQAFESPHFAQLGHAERVTAYALAIGRAQGMSRAQLADLYFAAMLHDIGKLGNGLDPSIEDLEHPQRGANMVAVSDLLLTAAEGIRHHHEAWDGSGFPDGLRKEGIPVAARIVAVADTFDLLSSERGRALPLRDVEKALDAQAGKTLDPATVALLLHVLRQGRSTQELANLSDDDLPF, from the coding sequence GTGTTCAAGAGGATCTTCGCAAGCGGCACCAGCACGGCCGCGCTCGACGCCTTGACCGTCGGCGAGGCGCTGCTCCGCGCCCGCACGGCCAAGGAGATCGGGCACGAGGCCCTGGCGGCCCTCTGCGCAGGCCTCGCCGGCGACGTGCGCGCCTACCTCGTCACCGGCTCGGCCGAGGACGGCTACCGCTTCGAGGCGCAGCACGGTTACGGAGACGCCCTCTTACAGCTCCCCGCCGTCAACGGTCCGTGGCGCAGCCCCGGGCCCCGCGTGGTGCCCAACCCGCTCGCCGAGCTGTTCACGAGCAACGAACCGGAGCTGCGGTCGGAGTACGGCGCCCTCGGCCTCCGCGAGGCCGCCACGGCGCTGGTGGTGCCGGTGGCCGGTCGCTACGAGCGCTACGGCGCCCTCACCGTCACGCGCCACGGCGCGCCCGCCTTCGGCGACGACGACGTCAAGCTCGCCGGCCGCTGGGCGGCCGTGCTGGGGGAGGCCCTCGGGCGGGCGAGCGAACTCCGCTTGGCGAAGCTCAGCCTCGTGCAGTTCACGCGAGCCTTCGTGCAGGCGTTCGAATCGCCCCACTTCGCGCAGCTCGGGCACGCCGAGCGCGTCACCGCCTACGCCCTGGCCATCGGCCGGGCGCAGGGCATGTCACGCGCCCAGCTCGCCGACCTCTACTTCGCCGCCATGCTCCACGACATCGGCAAGCTCGGCAACGGCCTCGACCCGAGCATCGAGGACCTGGAGCACCCGCAGCGCGGCGCCAACATGGTGGCCGTCTCCGACCTGCTGCTCACGGCCGCCGAGGGCATCAGGCACCACCACGAGGCGTGGGACGGCTCCGGCTTCCCGGACGGCCTCCGCAAGGAGGGGATCCCGGTGGCGGCGCGCATCGTCGCCGTCGCCGACACGTTCGACCTACTGAGCAGCGAACGCGGACGGGCGCTGCCCCTGCGCGACGTGGAGAAGGCGCTCGACGCCCAGGCAGGCAAGACCCTCGACCCCGCCACCGTGGCGCTGCTCCTGCACGTGCTCCGCCAGGGTCGCAGCACGCAAGAGCTCGCCAACCTGAGCGACGACGACCTACCGTTCTGA
- a CDS encoding FixH family protein — MHRRSHLAPRRAAPLLAVLVGAAFLASCRPPEGKATRAADAPVVVVRLDGPARVGVVPLVVEVTAAGAPVTGAVVKVTGDMTHAGMQPVTAAAVETGDGGYRAAGFAFTMAGDWVVTADVTTPAGTRVSGELLTTVAPK; from the coding sequence ATGCACCGCCGTTCGCACCTCGCGCCGCGCCGCGCCGCGCCCCTCCTCGCCGTCCTGGTCGGCGCAGCGTTCCTGGCGAGCTGCAGACCGCCCGAGGGCAAGGCGACGCGGGCGGCCGACGCTCCGGTCGTGGTGGTCCGGCTGGACGGCCCCGCCCGCGTGGGGGTCGTGCCGCTGGTCGTCGAGGTGACGGCCGCCGGCGCGCCCGTGACGGGCGCGGTCGTGAAGGTGACGGGCGACATGACGCACGCAGGCATGCAGCCGGTCACGGCCGCGGCCGTCGAGACCGGCGATGGCGGTTACCGCGCCGCCGGGTTCGCCTTCACGATGGCCGGTGATTGGGTCGTGACGGCCGACGTCACGACGCCGGCCGGTACCCGCGTCAGCGGCGAGCTCCTCACGACCGTCGCGCCCAAGTGA
- a CDS encoding histidine kinase: MSGDLGGWWDALAEGVVLLAGDRVADLNAAAARLLDVDRARARGAVAIAVLRDHRLEAMWASGQGGELSLRSRTVRATVTRDGLVLEDITALREERAAARDLLAVLSHELRTPVTVIRGAIEALEPREAATAGAGDDAHFVRLARAEAERLSRLLDDLTVESRPPRERRVPVADVVRRALSLLREPVERSGAELVVKVDELMAWVDEDKLLQVVLNLVENAVIHGSWGGRIEVAAWREPGAAASGPEPAGRLEVRGSGTPLDPVAVPALFTPRGRGRGASQGAGLGLYVVRSIAERWGGAAWGGPHEWGPGGVGGANAFGVSFPLVDGG, from the coding sequence GTGAGCGGCGACCTCGGCGGGTGGTGGGACGCGCTGGCCGAGGGGGTGGTGCTGCTGGCGGGCGACCGGGTGGCCGACCTCAACGCGGCGGCGGCCCGCCTTCTCGACGTCGACCGCGCGCGGGCGCGGGGCGCGGTCGCCATAGCCGTCCTGCGCGATCACCGGCTCGAGGCAATGTGGGCCAGCGGCCAGGGGGGCGAGCTGTCGCTCCGCTCTCGGACGGTCCGCGCCACGGTCACGCGCGACGGCCTGGTCCTCGAGGACATCACCGCCCTTCGCGAGGAGCGCGCCGCGGCGCGCGACCTCCTGGCGGTGCTGTCGCACGAGCTGAGGACGCCCGTGACCGTCATCCGGGGGGCGATCGAGGCGCTCGAGCCGCGCGAGGCCGCCACGGCGGGCGCCGGTGACGACGCGCACTTCGTCCGCCTGGCGCGGGCCGAGGCGGAACGCCTGTCGCGCCTGCTCGACGACCTCACGGTCGAGTCGCGTCCGCCGCGCGAGCGGCGCGTCCCCGTCGCGGACGTCGTGCGCCGGGCCCTGTCGCTCCTTCGCGAACCGGTGGAGCGCTCCGGGGCGGAGTTGGTGGTCAAGGTGGACGAGCTCATGGCCTGGGTGGACGAGGACAAGCTGCTCCAGGTGGTCCTGAACCTCGTCGAGAACGCCGTCATCCACGGCAGCTGGGGCGGCCGGATCGAGGTGGCCGCCTGGCGGGAGCCGGGCGCGGCCGCCAGCGGACCGGAGCCCGCCGGTCGCCTCGAGGTGAGAGGTTCGGGGACGCCGCTCGACCCGGTGGCGGTGCCGGCGCTGTTCACCCCGCGCGGCAGGGGACGTGGCGCCTCGCAGGGGGCCGGGCTGGGGCTTTACGTGGTCCGTTCGATAGCCGAGCGGTGGGGCGGCGCCGCGTGGGGCGGGCCCCACGAGTGGGGTCCGGGGGGCGTGGGTGGCGCCAACGCGTTCGGCGTCTCCTTCCCGCTCGTCGACGGCGGCTGA
- a CDS encoding glycosyltransferase family 2 protein, whose amino-acid sequence MAEPRLTVAVVTYRTPDLALDCLRSVVAAAPAAPVRLVDTDPSAEFAARVAAAQPTVAYVPAENRSYSHAVNVGLAGAATEFVALMNADVQLGPATFTDLIQALDRDDGAGAAGPLALGSDGRPQDLGPWYARHYRALRRRADAARSSGAPDGGAAAPASVDVPWLSGCLHVVRSAVWRQLGGYDEAFRFCNEDLDFGLRLGRAGLRSSLVDTRVVHLGGTSTPAHPAFAVEGRRGGLIIGRRHYPAPLFAAQRAFVLLEGLAGGVLAGTPGARAAYRELRRLATSGDLDRSPFGATLDDRPPW is encoded by the coding sequence ACGGTGGCCGTGGTCACCTACCGCACCCCCGACCTCGCCCTCGACTGCCTGCGGTCCGTGGTGGCGGCGGCGCCGGCGGCACCCGTGCGGCTCGTCGACACCGACCCGTCGGCCGAGTTCGCCGCGCGCGTGGCGGCGGCTCAGCCGACCGTCGCGTACGTGCCGGCCGAGAACAGGTCGTACTCGCACGCGGTGAACGTCGGGTTGGCTGGCGCCGCCACCGAGTTCGTGGCCCTGATGAACGCGGACGTGCAGCTCGGGCCGGCCACCTTCACCGACCTGATTCAAGCGCTCGACCGCGACGACGGCGCCGGCGCCGCTGGGCCGCTCGCGCTGGGCAGCGACGGGCGGCCGCAAGACCTCGGCCCGTGGTACGCGCGCCACTACCGCGCGTTGCGGCGCCGGGCCGACGCCGCGCGGTCCTCCGGCGCGCCGGATGGGGGCGCGGCCGCGCCGGCCAGCGTCGACGTCCCGTGGCTCTCCGGCTGCCTCCACGTCGTCAGGTCCGCGGTCTGGCGGCAACTGGGCGGCTACGACGAGGCGTTCCGGTTCTGCAACGAGGACCTCGACTTCGGGCTGCGTCTCGGGCGCGCCGGCCTGAGGAGCAGCCTGGTCGACACCCGCGTCGTCCACCTGGGCGGCACGTCCACGCCGGCGCACCCGGCGTTCGCGGTGGAGGGGCGTCGCGGCGGCCTGATCATCGGCCGGCGCCACTACCCCGCTCCCCTGTTCGCGGCCCAGCGCGCGTTCGTGCTCCTCGAGGGGCTCGCGGGCGGGGTGCTGGCCGGCACGCCCGGGGCCAGGGCCGCCTACCGGGAGCTGCGGCGGCTGGCCACGTCCGGCGACCTCGACAGGAGTCCGTTCGGCGCGACGCTCGACGACAGGCCGCCGTGGTGA
- a CDS encoding response regulator transcription factor, which translates to MSGPTILVVEDDDAVCDVVRHHLVRAGFAVEEASTALAAWRAAPRASLMVLDWMLPDESGLSLLRRLRAGSAARLPVLMLTARAREGERVEGLESGADDYLTKPFSSAELVARVRALLRRTEGPRRVALGPLLVDLDAGTASWFGAARDLTRREFELLAFLAANPGRVYSRLELLDGVWGPDFVGTERTVDQHVAQLRAAFADTVIVTVRGRGYRAGDLTGP; encoded by the coding sequence GTGAGCGGGCCCACCATCCTGGTGGTGGAGGACGACGACGCGGTGTGCGACGTGGTGCGCCATCACCTCGTGAGAGCCGGGTTCGCCGTCGAGGAGGCCTCGACCGCGCTGGCCGCCTGGCGGGCGGCGCCGCGCGCCTCCCTGATGGTGCTCGATTGGATGCTGCCGGACGAGAGCGGCCTGAGCCTGCTCCGCCGTTTGCGGGCCGGGAGCGCGGCGCGGTTGCCCGTGCTCATGTTGACGGCGCGCGCCAGGGAGGGCGAGCGGGTAGAGGGTCTCGAGTCGGGAGCCGACGATTACCTCACCAAGCCGTTCTCGTCCGCGGAACTCGTGGCCCGCGTGCGGGCGCTGCTGCGCCGGACCGAGGGGCCGCGGCGCGTGGCGCTCGGTCCGCTGCTCGTCGATCTCGACGCCGGGACGGCGTCGTGGTTCGGCGCGGCGCGGGACCTGACCCGACGGGAGTTCGAGCTGCTGGCCTTCCTGGCCGCCAACCCGGGCAGGGTCTACTCGCGCCTCGAACTGCTGGACGGCGTGTGGGGACCCGACTTCGTCGGCACCGAACGGACCGTCGACCAGCACGTGGCGCAGCTCCGTGCCGCCTTCGCCGACACCGTGATCGTCACCGTCCGGGGCCGCGGCTACCGCGCGGGTGACCTGACGGGGCCGTGA
- the serS gene encoding serine--tRNA ligase, with translation MLDLRFIRENSSAVRRAIEAKQLRGALAKLDRLLLVDEEARLLRSELEAGQAQRNANARLVGQLKREGRGAPELMAEMSALSERVKRLEDRERSLQAELDELMLEIPNVPHASVPYGASEHDNVVVKEWGSRREFAFTPVPHWDLLADRGWVDFEAGIRLTGAGFPVFRGEGARLVRALRDFFLDRLAAAGYVEVAPPLMVNAASATATGQLPDKEGQMYEVTDGFFLIPTSEVPVTNLHRGEILASEDLPIRYAAFTPCFRREAGSHGKDVRGLNRVHQFDKVEMVQFVAGGTSYAALEDMTALSEGMLEALGLPYRRLLMCTGDLGFTQAKKYDLEVWSPGQERWLEVSSVSNMEAFQANRLKTRCRAGGAAGKGKTEAVHTLNGSALAFPRTIAALVETYQDEEGGVAVPEALRPYLGTARLG, from the coding sequence ATGCTCGACCTGCGCTTCATCCGCGAGAACTCATCCGCCGTTAGGCGGGCCATCGAGGCCAAGCAACTGCGGGGTGCCCTCGCCAAGCTCGACCGCCTGCTCCTCGTCGACGAGGAGGCGCGGCTCCTGCGGAGCGAGCTGGAGGCGGGACAGGCGCAGCGCAACGCGAACGCGCGACTGGTGGGGCAACTCAAGCGCGAGGGCCGAGGCGCGCCCGAGCTCATGGCCGAGATGAGCGCGCTGTCGGAGCGCGTCAAGAGGCTGGAGGACCGCGAGCGGTCGCTGCAGGCCGAACTCGACGAGCTGATGCTCGAGATCCCCAACGTCCCGCACGCGAGCGTGCCGTACGGGGCGAGCGAGCACGACAACGTGGTGGTCAAGGAGTGGGGCAGCCGGCGGGAGTTCGCGTTCACGCCCGTGCCCCACTGGGACCTCCTCGCGGACCGCGGCTGGGTCGACTTCGAGGCCGGCATCAGGCTCACCGGGGCGGGCTTCCCGGTGTTCAGGGGGGAGGGCGCCCGGCTGGTGCGCGCCCTGCGCGACTTCTTCCTCGACCGCCTGGCGGCCGCCGGCTACGTCGAGGTCGCCCCGCCCCTGATGGTGAACGCGGCCTCGGCCACCGCCACCGGCCAGCTGCCCGACAAGGAAGGTCAGATGTACGAGGTGACGGACGGCTTCTTCCTGATCCCCACCTCGGAAGTGCCTGTCACGAACCTCCACCGCGGCGAGATCCTCGCGAGCGAGGATCTCCCCATCAGGTACGCGGCGTTCACGCCCTGCTTCCGGCGGGAGGCGGGCAGCCACGGCAAGGACGTGCGCGGCCTCAACCGCGTCCACCAGTTCGACAAGGTCGAGATGGTGCAGTTCGTGGCGGGCGGGACGTCGTACGCGGCCCTGGAGGACATGACCGCGCTGTCGGAGGGGATGCTGGAGGCGCTCGGCTTGCCGTACCGGCGACTGCTCATGTGCACGGGCGACCTCGGTTTCACGCAGGCCAAGAAGTACGACCTCGAGGTGTGGAGCCCGGGCCAGGAGCGGTGGCTGGAGGTGTCGAGCGTCAGCAACATGGAGGCGTTCCAGGCGAACCGCCTGAAGACCCGCTGCCGTGCCGGCGGCGCGGCCGGCAAGGGCAAGACGGAGGCGGTGCACACGCTGAACGGCAGCGCGCTGGCGTTCCCGCGCACCATCGCCGCGCTGGTCGAGACCTACCAGGACGAGGAGGGCGGCGTCGCGGTGCCGGAGGCGCTTAGGCCGTACCTGGGCACGGCCCGGCTCGGCTAG
- a CDS encoding M15 family metallopeptidase, with amino-acid sequence MRRGRRVLGAALLAALALWAAVAAGAGRQGRADADPERPSAAHSAPPPAPAAGAETSQSVGAPATAPLPAADAAAESATPAAARGGDDARGDAPSLPTCEIADLPTRATEPDGFAHAVLDTAYALPADYVPADLVELHAALGDVSRYAAAEGQRLRRAAAADLHALFVAAEAAGVRLEVASAYRSYEYQRRTFDRWVEEDGYEHAVRTSARAGHSEHQLGTVVDLKSRGGPAAWDLDDWAATPEGAWLAENAWRFGFVMSYPRGKEAVTCYLYEPWHYRYLGRELAARVRASGLAPREYLWALAGGAHDE; translated from the coding sequence GTGAGGCGCGGCCGCCGCGTGCTCGGCGCCGCGCTCTTGGCCGCGCTGGCGCTGTGGGCCGCCGTCGCTGCGGGCGCCGGCCGGCAGGGCCGTGCGGACGCCGACCCGGAACGGCCGAGCGCCGCGCACTCCGCGCCGCCGCCCGCCCCTGCCGCCGGGGCCGAGACGTCGCAGTCCGTCGGGGCGCCCGCGACGGCACCCCTGCCGGCTGCGGACGCCGCGGCAGAGTCGGCGACCCCCGCGGCTGCGCGGGGCGGGGACGACGCCCGAGGCGACGCGCCGTCCCTGCCCACCTGCGAGATCGCCGACCTGCCGACGCGCGCCACCGAACCGGACGGCTTCGCCCACGCCGTCCTCGACACCGCATACGCCCTCCCCGCCGATTACGTCCCCGCCGACCTGGTGGAGTTGCACGCCGCTCTCGGCGACGTGTCGCGCTACGCCGCGGCCGAGGGACAGCGGCTGAGGCGCGCGGCGGCCGCCGACCTGCACGCCCTGTTCGTGGCGGCCGAGGCCGCCGGCGTCCGCCTCGAGGTGGCGTCCGCCTACCGGTCGTACGAGTACCAACGCCGCACGTTCGACCGCTGGGTCGAAGAGGACGGCTACGAGCACGCCGTCCGCACGAGCGCCCGCGCCGGGCATTCGGAGCACCAGCTCGGCACCGTCGTCGACCTCAAGAGCCGCGGCGGCCCGGCGGCATGGGACCTGGACGACTGGGCCGCGACGCCCGAGGGGGCCTGGCTGGCCGAGAACGCCTGGCGTTTCGGGTTCGTCATGAGTTACCCGCGCGGCAAGGAGGCGGTTACGTGTTACCTCTACGAGCCGTGGCACTACCGCTACCTCGGTCGCGAGCTGGCGGCGCGCGTCCGGGCGTCCGGGCTCGCCCCGCGCGAGTACCTGTGGGCCCTCGCGGGCGGTGCGCATGACGAGTGA
- a CDS encoding N-acetylmuramoyl-L-alanine amidase — MNGGRDPLGLTAPRRERGDEPAGLGPEAPSRRKLRRRLLGRGFLAALVLLLLLNVATAVRERGLAPVAALGGGLAGGIERLLEAAPGAGQVRVWRAGPARWLANRILGPVRVGLQVGHLDAALQPDELAALRYSTGAHHAGLDEVTVNAAVVEALATRLRARGAVVDVFGATVPAGYRADLVLAVHADSNVDPTRSGYKSAHFWPARNPREPLLKLAVDRAVFGSTALADDDANVSANMFEYYAFNHARFEHAVARRTPALLVELGYLSNPRDRGALLRPDGLAAALEAGLVAYLRVTGRVPDAW; from the coding sequence ATGAACGGAGGCCGCGATCCGCTAGGGCTCACGGCGCCACGCCGGGAGCGGGGCGACGAGCCCGCGGGCCTCGGCCCCGAGGCGCCGAGCCGCCGCAAGCTCAGGCGGCGGCTCCTCGGACGCGGCTTCCTCGCCGCCCTGGTCCTACTGCTCCTCCTCAACGTCGCCACCGCGGTCAGGGAACGCGGCCTCGCCCCGGTAGCCGCCCTCGGTGGCGGCCTCGCCGGCGGGATCGAGCGACTGCTCGAGGCCGCGCCGGGGGCGGGGCAGGTCAGGGTCTGGCGCGCCGGGCCGGCGCGGTGGCTTGCCAACCGCATCCTCGGCCCCGTTCGCGTCGGCCTGCAGGTGGGGCACCTGGACGCGGCGCTCCAGCCCGACGAGCTCGCCGCGCTCCGTTACAGCACGGGCGCGCACCACGCGGGCCTCGACGAGGTGACCGTCAACGCCGCCGTGGTCGAGGCGTTGGCGACCAGGCTGCGAGCGCGGGGCGCGGTCGTCGACGTGTTCGGCGCCACCGTGCCGGCCGGCTACCGGGCGGACCTGGTGTTAGCGGTGCACGCCGACTCGAACGTCGACCCGACTCGAAGCGGCTACAAGAGCGCCCACTTCTGGCCGGCCAGGAACCCGCGCGAACCGCTCCTGAAGCTCGCCGTCGACCGCGCAGTGTTCGGGTCGACCGCCCTGGCCGACGACGACGCCAACGTCTCCGCCAACATGTTCGAGTACTACGCCTTCAACCACGCTCGCTTCGAGCACGCCGTGGCGCGGCGGACGCCCGCCCTACTCGTCGAGCTCGGCTACCTCTCGAACCCGCGCGACAGGGGCGCCCTGCTCCGCCCGGACGGACTCGCGGCGGCGCTCGAGGCGGGCCTCGTCGCCTACCTCCGGGTCACCGGCCGGGTGCCCGACGCCTGGTGA
- the gatC gene encoding Asp-tRNA(Asn)/Glu-tRNA(Gln) amidotransferase subunit GatC — MTPPDARLEHLQRLARLQLDEAEAEAVAADVELLLGYLTRLQQVDVTGEPEWTPPVAPKAFARPDAVEPSMARAEALALAPARQDGYFRVPRVLDDA; from the coding sequence GTGACGCCACCCGACGCGCGCCTGGAACACCTGCAACGCCTCGCTCGGCTGCAGCTCGACGAGGCCGAGGCCGAGGCGGTCGCGGCCGACGTCGAGCTCCTGCTCGGTTACCTGACGCGCCTGCAGCAAGTGGACGTGACGGGCGAGCCTGAATGGACGCCGCCGGTGGCCCCGAAGGCCTTCGCGCGCCCCGACGCGGTCGAACCGTCCATGGCGCGAGCCGAGGCGCTGGCGTTGGCGCCGGCCCGGCAGGACGGCTACTTCAGGGTCCCGCGGGTCCTCGACGACGCCTGA